The Ciconia boyciana chromosome 7, ASM3463844v1, whole genome shotgun sequence region TCCCCTACAATGCAGTGGGGGGCTGTACACCCCCGGCCTCGGGTCCCCAGCTGCAGCGGAGCTGGTGCCTGGCACGGCCAAGGTTAACTCTGCTGGAGCCCGTCGGCACGGTGCAGGGAAGCTTTAATTTAATGAAGTGTGAGGCTTTTTATGGGCTTTTAATTACGTGGTGATAATTAACATTATAGGCCGCCGGGTCCCGCTGGTGCccggctgccctgtgccagctccCGCCTGTTTGTAAATAAACCCCGCAGGCCATGCGGTGCCCACCCCGCGGCACCCACCTCCCGTGGCGGGGAGCAAAGCCAGCCCTAGCCCCCTGCCCACCTGCCAGGGTGGGGATTTGGGCACAAATTTGGGCACAGCCCACTGCAAAATGTGGGGAGGaacccccccccacaccccattctttccccccagcagcacccagccacCTGGGTTTTTCCAGCCCTCCAGCCGAGCCGAGCTGCCAGCTGGCAGTGTCAGGCTTGGCGAGAgcgggtgcaggcagcagtgccacACTTGTCCCCCCCActggagcccagcctggcccGGAGCAGCCCCCCCTGTGCCGGGGCTAATAGGAAGCGATCCATCAGGCAAGGGCCGGGCGTGCTGCCCGCCTGCCAGGCACCTGATGGATTTAtcacccagcacccaggcaATTTCCTGCCCTCCTCTAATGAATaagcggggggcagggggcaatGCCAGCTCCCCCATACAGATCATTATGGGGAGGTGGTGATGCCCCGTAAGACAGGTCCCAGAGCAAGgccaggggacccaggtgtccgggggAGGCCACCCCACCCCCATAtcattttccccctccctgaCAGGACGAGGGGCTCAGACCCCATGGGGGGGGCCCCTACTGATTAAAGCatctgggtgcccccacccagcagcaccaggggtGCTGAGCAAGATAGATCTGGGGTGCCACAGCCCGCAGACATTAGGGCCAGCACCCGGCTGCTCCCCCCCCCACAGCCTCACGCAGGGAACCCAGGCGTCCaggctcccctcccccaccccttcccatttaatttttcctaatgaaaggcagggaggatggcggggagccggggcacCAAGGTCGAGGCTGCCTTTAATCAATCCCCGCTGCTGGCTGGGTGCCCGGAGGAGCCggcagaggagaggctgggggctgcaggagggggggaaggacggggaagggggggtgcagggtgctcCCAGCAGCCAACTGGGGCACCCGGTGCTTGACCCCCCTTGGGACCCTGCTAtcccccacctccaccccaaAGAAAAGGCACTGTGAATGCACCGTGCTGCGCGGCCGGTGCCAGGGCTGTGCCCAGATCCTGCCAGGGCAGCTTTAATACTCTGCAGGAGACACCCCtccaaaaaacaccccccacacacacacccagcCGCCGACCCCTCCCTGCGTGCCGCGGTGGGGACACCGGGGCTGGGGACAACCCCAGGCTCGGGCTGCTGAAGGCACTGGGCGAATGAGGGCACAGGGAGCGGCAGGGGAAGCCGGGGGGTGACCTAGAGCTGGGTGCTGGTGACGGCACTCACCCCGTGCACCAACACGGTGGGGCCCAGCCCACGGgtgagcagctccagctggtgCAGGTAGAGCGGGTAGAGGCTGGTGTcggccggcggccgcggcagGTAGAGGAAGCGCACGGCCGGCGCGGGGCTCTGCTCCAGGACGAGTTTGTTGGCGGCACAGACGTACTCATCCGACACTTGGGTGGTGTTGGCCGGGAAGTTCACGGCcccttcatcctcctcttccgCTGCCCCGGCAGGCGCCGgcccccccgggggtccccgtcGGGTCTGCCAGTGCAGGCGGGTGACGGCATCCCAGGGCACCAGCTGGATCTGGGCCTGGATGCGCAAGTCCTTGAGGAGCTGGCGCAGCTTCTCCTCCTGGGCATGGGGCATGGCCCCCGCCTCCACGCAGAGGAAGAGGCGCAGGCGGGCCCGGCGCCAGGCCCGCGCCATGTTGAGGACGCAGGCCATCTGCAGCAGGAAGAGGCTGCAGGTGTCGGCGTAGCGGGCGCTGTCGGGCCGCAGCAGGTTGACGGGCCAGACGTGGATGGtgggcggggggctggcggTCCGCCGCAGCTCCCAGGCCTTGTCCAGGCTCTCCAGCTGCCGGGCCAGCAGGACATTGCGAAGCATCTTCAGGGCGTCAGCCACGATGCCCACGTACTCCCGGGCCGACAGCAGCTTGGGTGCGGCGGGTGCCCGCAGTGGGGGGAAGCCCAGGGGGACCTCTTCGCGGGTGCTGGTGAAGGCGGGGTGCCGGGCCAGCCCGTCCTGCGGTGCCGCGTTGTCGTAGAAGCCCAGCACCAGGGTGTTGGGGCGCATCCCACCTGCCGGAGAGACCGCACCGGGCCGGCTGAGCAGAGGTGGAGGGCCCCCACCAGCCCTTCTGGCACTGCAGGTGCCAACAAGCCCCAGCTTGGCTTTGGGACTGCTCACCCTGGTGATTCCGGACCTCTCAGCATCGTGCACCCAGGTGCCTCCAGGACCCAGCTTGGCTTTGGCATTGCCCACCCAACACCTCTCCAAACTCCATCTTGGCTTTGGCGCTGCCCAAACCAGGTGCTTCCAACCCCCTTGCCCTTGGCCATCCAGGTGTCTTCAAGCCCCTCAACACTGCTAACACAGATGCCTCCAAGCCCCAACTTGGCTTCAGCATTGCTCGCCCCAGATGCCTCCAAGGCCCAACCTGGCTCTGGCATCACCCACCCAGGTGCCTCCAAACTCCCTGGCACTTCTCACGCCATAGCGGCAGTGGGGTGGACCCTCACGCAGGTGCCACTTACCGAGGCCAGAGGTGAAGAGGAGCTGCCGGACACCGTGCCGCACCGAGGGTGCGAGGGTGAGGCTGACGAAGGCCTTGACGTTCAGCTTGTCCACCAAGCTCAGCCACGAgtcctgctggggctgcagcgggTCTGAGGGCAGCGCGTCTGGGTGGGGAGCGAGAACAGCATTGGGGGTTGGGCACCCCATACCGGGAGCTCACCTTGGTGTCCCCACAGCACACCACCTGCAAAACCAGTGCCAACCCCCGcgcccaccccagcacccacgaGACAGGGAGGGTGGAAGCAGGTGCTTCCAGCCGGAGATATGAaattatacataaatatataaaaaataccaAGGCAGCcccatcccccctccccaatttCAGGCCATTAGTCACCACGGCAacggtgggggggggggggagcagagcccGTGCATCCGCTGgggcggggatggggacagccacGGCATGTGCCAGGGAGCACACGTGTGCAAACCAACACACGCCGGGGTGCAAACACACCTGAAGCACATGGATGCACAGCGGCAGGCATGAGGTGAGGATGgacacaggcacacacatgtGCAAGGCTGTGCCGAGTGCGTGCCCACGCCTGTGCTGGGTGTGCGCAGGCATCGACCCGTGCAATGGGACCATGCCGTGTGGGGGCCCAGAGGAGCCTGGGTGGCACATGCCATGTGTGCACACCAGCGCCGACACATGCAGGAGCCCCAAGCACATGTGTAGGGACGAATACTTGAGCACACGCATGTGCAAGCATGCAGGATGTGTGTGCAAGCACATGTGTGCACAGGAGGCGTGGGACAGACACAAGCCACCTACGTCCCCCACACCGTGCCAAGTCCAAGGTGCCCCACGTGTGCCCAAAGTGCTGACATTCCCCCGCTATGCCCACCCTacccagccaggagctgggtAGTGGTGGCACCCCATGGACTCTGGGAACCCCCCAGCACCACAGCAAGGGGCAGAAGCCACCAGCGCCAGGGACAGGACAGACCCTCACCCAAGTCCTGCAGCTCAACGTGGCCCAGGACGTAGAGGCCACTCTTCTTGAGGTCGTTGACGAAGTCGATGAGGCGGGCGCTGCCCCGTGGATTCTGCACCATCAGCAGCATCTGCGGGCGCCAGAACTTGACATGATCCTTCCGGACGTCCAGCATCAGCAGGTACTTCCGCACCTGgcgggaggaagggaggaagggtaACAGGTGAGGAACCCTCCTTCCTTCAACGAACCACCCATGGGGATGCCAGCCCCGAGGACACACTGGCTGGGATGAAGCTGACACGGGGACACCAGCTCTCCACTCCATGAGGGGACAGCGGAGGACAGAGCTCACCTGGTGGAAGATGAGGGCCTGACTGATGTagccccaggtgctgctgggCGAGAGGTAGTGgagagcaaggaggaggaggaggaggaagcccaGGCTCGCCGAGGCTGACACAGGGCTGATGAGGAACATCATGACGCAGCAGCCCGCGATGCCCAGCAGGCACGTATGCCAGGTGAAGTACCGGAAGGTGGGcctggagcagggagaaggggacaCCCGCTACCATGTGGCCCCCGTGACAGCTGCAAGGTGGGCACGGCAAGGGGGGCTGTGCCAAGGTGCCAACCAGCCACCCCCAGCAAACCCCGCTGTGCCAGCCCAGGGCATGTCAGGCATCGCAGATGCCTGCAGGAGAGGGCACAGGGGGGAGATGGTACCCCCCACGGCATCGGGCAGCCCCTtgctgccagcccctggcaAACAGGGGTAATGATGGTTATGGGGCTGGCACTGCCCTGGCACGGCCGGGGGGCCAGGTAGTGTCGGGCAGCGTGTGGCAGCGCCGGCGGCCACGACACCCGCTCAGCCTGGCGCAgggaggcggaggcggaggcAGGGAGGCAAGAAGCTGTTATTTTCTCTAattgttgtttttcctgaaaggtAATTAAAATCCTTTTCCGCTGCGCTTGATGGAGACCTCAGTGTGGAGAGGGGGGGGCCACCAGATGTGGGGTGGGCAAGGGAATCGTCGCCAGCCACCCCAGCAGCCTTCCCCCCAGACACCGATCCTGCCCCATCCGTGCCTGGCCAcgggagcagctggggggggccaagccccagcctggcacagACACCAGCTCTCCCTTGGGAATAGGGTACTCTGGGAGCTCGCCGGGCAGtgccacccagccctgctcggGCATCGCCTCTGTCTCACCTGGGGGACTCTCCCTGCTTTGGAAGCACAGCACCCTGCACCAAGGGCAGCAGGCATCACCCAGGAGGGAAATGAGGCTTCCCCCAGCCACCAGGCTGTGCCCCCCCAGATttgggcagccctgccaggccaGTCCCATGCCAGGGTACCCCacaacccccaccccaggctggggctgcctgccaTGCACAATCCTCCTTCCTGGAAGAtcttctcctccccccacccaggatccccctccctccttcccccttccccgtTAGTTTAATTAGCGCTAATGGAAAGTGGGCTCCATCACCGCTTGGCAAGCGGCCCGGGGGATGCCGGGCGGGCACAGGCTATAAATTACCTCCGGAAAGCCTAAGGGGAGGGGGCGGGTGGTACCCGGTGGTGCTGGATTTATCTGTACCCGCTCAGCAAAGCGGTGCCAGGGCGTGGGGACTGTGCCAAGACAGTGCCACGCCGGGACCTggccccttctccctcctgagGGATGGCGGTGTCTTTGCCCCTCTTAACGCCCAGGAGAGGGGtgctcagcagcaggcacagggaTGGGAGGGTAACCGCAGACAGACGGATGGACGGACAGGTGCCAGCCCAACATCTGAGcgcagcctccctcccctgtTCCAGCAGGTACCTGAAGTTGGGGGCCGATGCCCACTCCAGTGCCAGGCAGGCCAGGTTGACGGTGGCATAAACCAGGAGGAAGAAGGTGGTCACGACCCCCGCGATGGTGTTGAGCTTCCCAGAGAAGAGCACCAACTGCAGAGAGCATGGCACGGGGGGCACAGGGTGAACGCGCCCCCCGGGATGACACTCCCGGTGTGTGCCCAAGCCAGCCCTGCCGAGCCTGGGGCATGCCACAGCAGTGTGCCAGGAAAGGGTACGGGCAACTGCCACACGGGCACGAATTCCTGCCCCCTGCTGTGATTTATCCTTCATTTATGGGCTCAGGGAGGGAAGGACACAGCCGCAGCAAGACACCTGGGGCAGGGATATAcccaggggcagggggatgtGCCAGGCTCCATGACACCCAGCCCAGGCGCCAGCCCACCTTCAcccggcagggctgggaaaggaACATCACCGTCAAACTCACCTGTACCACCAGCCAGGAGAGGATCACTGCCATCACAGGGTTCCCACTCGCAGATGTCTTCTTGGCCAGCGCCAGCGCCCGAcctgcagccagagcaggaaGGTTGGGCTGGGGCACCCGGGTGGGCACCAACAGGCTTGGCCACCAGCCAGGAGTCCTGTCTCCACCCTGAGTGCTGAGGTGTGGGCAAATGCCAGGGCACGCAGGTGACCCAAGTGGGCACACACCAACCCATAAAAACATCAGCCCCACACCAGCAAGAGGGTTCCCTAGTGCCAGGGCTGGTCCCTCGCACGGACAACGTGCCGGGTGGGGTCTGGCAGGTGCCGGCGCGCTTCGGGCACTCACCAAAGAGATCATCCCGGGCCAGGGCGTAGAGGATGCGGGACGCCCCGATGAGGTTGCTCATGGCCGCAGAGAGGGTGGCAGCATAGATGCCCACCGTGACCAGGGGTGGGAAGATACTGATGTCACGCAGGAAGCCATAGTCTTTCTGCAGGAGGGTCCTGGAGAGGGACGTGCACAGGCTGGCACCCGCCTCGGCTCGGGCCAGCATGCCCTGGCACTGGGCACACCCTGGCATGATGGCCCCAGTGAGGGGACGGGTGGCCGTACCTGTTGCAGGTGGCACACATGAGGAAAGCCAGCAGGTTGTAGACGAGGTAGGTGAAGAGCACGGCAGAGATGGTGCCCCGTGGGATGGAGTAGCTCGGGCGCTTCAGGTCCCctgtgggcaggagcaggcagcattAGTGCCCACTGGCACAGCTcccccctgctctcctccagcctcagctcctgctcctggtgccacccagcccagcaccccctgcccatACCTGACATGTTGGAGCCTGCCATGATGCCAGTGCAGCCATTGAACATCACTGCGAAGACGGAGCTGAAGCTCATCATCTGCCCAGTGGTGTAGTCCACCGCATACCCGCCTGCAGGACACACGGGCACAGACTGTGACAGGCTGTCCGGGGCGGCATAGCCCCACCATATACCCTCTCCTCAATGTCCCCATAGGCTAACCACGGGAGAAACCACCCCACGGCACCTGCAAGCTCCCCCCACCCTCTGGTGAGCCCCTACCGACGTGGAGGTGCCAGTGTCACCCCTCCCCGGGGCGCAGGTGCCACGGTGGGTACggtgggcagggtggggagagccGCTCCTCACCGCCCAGGTTGTCTCGCAGGGTGGCAAGTGAGAAGCCGGTGAAGGAGCCGTTCTCGGTCTCAGAGCCGTTGAAGTAGGGCAGGCGGATGGGCACCCCAAGGGGCCGTGTAGCGAAGAAGCTGACGAGGATGGTGCCCAGGACACCCGCAACgatgaggaagatgaggaaggtGGCCTTGGCATAGATGGAGGCGCCCACAAGGCACACGAGGAGGCAGAGGGCCAGCAGCACAGTGCCGTAGAGCAGCTCGTACCAGTAGCTCTGAGGCAGGACGTGGACGCCTGTGCCCACTTTTTGCCCTGGGCAGAGAGAAGCCAGGATCAGCGGGGCTCAGAGGGGGCATCACTGGGAGCTGAGAGCCACCGGCGTTGTGCCAGGCATGACAGGCACCAACTCACCGGCCAGAGGGCTGGGCGAGTCATGCCGGCTATGCCGGGCATGGTGCTTGGCACACCTGGCAGGACTTTAGGGCTACTCGGGTAAGGGACACCCGCTATCCCCTGCCACCACACACGGGGGTACTCACCAGGCGGGATCCCAAAGCTGTCCACCACCGcctccaccagccccagcacatAGAGGGCACTGCCACACACGTTGGCCAGGAAAAACATGATCCCGATGCTGCCCCCGAACTCCGGGCCCAGGGCACGGCTGATCATATCTTGCTCAAGTCAAGGGAAGATGCCAGCAGCCCAAACCACCACTGGGTgcctccacccctccctcccaggcCAGGGGGGTCACAGCCCCAGTGTGGCCCCCCAAGGATGTTGGGTGGTCACCCAATTTTGGCGCACatgccctgccccagcagctcccacagcaAAGGATACAGTAGGCTCCTCCAGCATCCAGCGCCCCGTTGGTGGCAATGGCACACACGGACAGCACCGTCATGCCGATGATGAAGTATGACACCGCGAACATGGCCAGGGCTTGGTACAAGCCGGCATGGCCCACCACAAACCCTGCCGAGGATGGGGGAGAGGCCGGTGTGCCCATTAGCTGTGCACGGACCACCCCCCAGAGAGGGTCCCCGGGCACAGCCAACCCCCAGACCTCATCCTCACAGAGGCACATGGGCTGCTCCCATCCCCCTGCCCTCAGCTCCCCCCAAACATGCCacccccttccctgccagggTGGGGatgtccccaccccagggtgctgccaCCTCCCACCCGCAGCAGCACCCGGGGCCAGCCCAGCCGGTGCCCCCCACCTCAGGGCATCTCCACCCTCCTGCTGTGCCAGGATCAGGCCCGGGCGCACTCTGGGCACAGGCAGCTCAGAGGCGTACacccaaaaagcaaacaaacagggcaggggctctgctgcctgccggGCCCCGGGGCACTGCGGGGGGGGTGCCGGGACCCCCATGCCCTGCTGCCACCCTCAGTGGGCAGGGGGTGCCTTGCACCCCAGATCGGGCACCCGGAGCTGATGGGGTCCCTGCACGTCGCAGCCCCGCTTGCTCGCTGCAAAGCAGGAAGCAAAAGCAGCCCCAGGGCGTCCCCGCCAGCCGGGgcactgctccccagccagcccccccGGGGACAGGGCACCCAGAGGCCCCCGCGGCCCTGCCCGGGGTGACGGGAAGCGAGCTCAGCCGGCGGCACCGCGGGCAGGAAGGGGCTGCCCTCGGCTGGAAGGAGATGCCCTATCTCAGCCGCAAGCCAGGCCACAGCCATGCCTGCGGGCAGCGAGGGGGGTGCCGGGGCATGGGCGTTGCAAGGAGCCCTCGGGGAGACAGGCTGGGTTTGGGGACACCCCTGCGATCCCTGGAAGGCCGGAGGGTGCCCCCTCGGGGAGACAGGCTGGGTTTGGGGACACCCCTGCGATCCCTGGAAGGCCGGAGGGTGCCCAAGTGCCAAaagcagggaaggggggaatAAAGGGGTGCCCCGAAAGCAGGAGGGGCTGCTCACCCTGGAGATCTGAGGGGTGTTTGAAgcaggggctgccggggggagCCACGGCCTCCCCAGGTGGGACAGTTTCTCTTCCCggcagctcccctcccctcgcacttcccttccagccccacggccccccggGGTAACGCACCCCCGGGCAGGGAGCCGGGGGGACCCCATTGCCCGCTGTGAGGTAGGGGTTGGGGGGTCAGAGCCTGTGCGAGGACCCCAAgcaggggggtgggaagggggtgaTTGATGGCAGGGGAGAGCTGTGCC contains the following coding sequences:
- the SLC12A9 gene encoding solute carrier family 12 member 9; amino-acid sequence: MASSERSALLTYRLCGGSGEEERGRECARGRAAAAPRKLPTFLGVVVPTLLSMFSVVLFLRLGFVVGHAGLYQALAMFAVSYFIIGMTVLSVCAIATNGALDAGGAYYMISRALGPEFGGSIGIMFFLANVCGSALYVLGLVEAVVDSFGIPPGQKVGTGVHVLPQSYWYELLYGTVLLALCLLVCLVGASIYAKATFLIFLIVAGVLGTILVSFFATRPLGVPIRLPYFNGSETENGSFTGFSLATLRDNLGGGYAVDYTTGQMMSFSSVFAVMFNGCTGIMAGSNMSGDLKRPSYSIPRGTISAVLFTYLVYNLLAFLMCATCNRTLLQKDYGFLRDISIFPPLVTVGIYAATLSAAMSNLIGASRILYALARDDLFGRALALAKKTSASGNPVMAVILSWLVVQLVLFSGKLNTIAGVVTTFFLLVYATVNLACLALEWASAPNFRPTFRYFTWHTCLLGIAGCCVMMFLISPVSASASLGFLLLLLLALHYLSPSSTWGYISQALIFHQVRKYLLMLDVRKDHVKFWRPQMLLMVQNPRGSARLIDFVNDLKKSGLYVLGHVELQDLDALPSDPLQPQQDSWLSLVDKLNVKAFVSLTLAPSVRHGVRQLLFTSGLGGMRPNTLVLGFYDNAAPQDGLARHPAFTSTREEVPLGFPPLRAPAAPKLLSAREYVGIVADALKMLRNVLLARQLESLDKAWELRRTASPPPTIHVWPVNLLRPDSARYADTCSLFLLQMACVLNMARAWRRARLRLFLCVEAGAMPHAQEEKLRQLLKDLRIQAQIQLVPWDAVTRLHWQTRRGPPGGPAPAGAAEEEDEGAVNFPANTTQVSDEYVCAANKLVLEQSPAPAVRFLYLPRPPADTSLYPLYLHQLELLTRGLGPTVLVHGVSAVTSTQL